A single window of Pseudomonas lijiangensis DNA harbors:
- a CDS encoding hybrid sensor histidine kinase/response regulator — protein MTPDQMRDASLFELFTLEAEAQTQVLSAGLLELERNPTLADQLEACMRAAHSLKGAARIVGVNYGVSVAHVMEDCLVSAQEGRLLLQAEHIDALLSGTDLLMRIATPTDSSIGQSDIDSYVERVNALLASGAGAPRQVNVTLPDLLPDALPEPLADPLKDSDMPLIEPLLVPTPGSNPSSLDALAAALRLEPPPPPEPVAVEPEPTPAPAATRERRVSDGGERVLRVTAERLNGLLDLSSKALVETQRMKPLQAGMQRLKRLQVSSDRALEVLGACFGDAGLEPDAQKALDDARDFLSQAQQMLIQQAAELDEFGWQSGQRAQLLYDTALACRMRPFADVLTGQARMVRDLGRELGKQVRLKIEGEKTQVDRDVLEKLEAPLTHLLRNAVDHGIESPERRKELGKDPEGQILLRASHEAGLLVVQLSDDGNGVDLERLRSNIIERKLSPAETAAQLSEEELLSFLFLPGFSMRDKVTQISGRGVGLDAVQHMVRQMHGSVELRQWAGEGSCFRIEMPLTLSVVRSLVVEVGGEAYAFPLAHIERMRDLQPEDIVQLEGRQHFWHEDRHVGLVSASQLLNRPQSQRSDEALKVVVIRERDAVYGVAVERFIGERTLVVMPLDARLGKVQDVSAGALLDDGSVVLIIDVEDLLRSVEKLLNTGRLERIDRRNRQVDHVARKRVLVVDDSLTVRELERKLLVGRGYEVAVAVDGMDGWNALRAEDFDLLITDIDMPRMDGIELVTLVRRDTRLQSLPVMVVSYKDREEDRRRGLDAGADYYLAKASFHDDALLDAVAELIGDAQE, from the coding sequence ATGACCCCCGATCAAATGCGCGACGCCTCACTGTTCGAGCTGTTCACCCTGGAAGCCGAAGCCCAGACCCAGGTGCTGAGTGCCGGCCTTCTGGAGCTGGAGCGCAATCCGACCCTGGCCGACCAACTGGAAGCCTGCATGCGCGCCGCCCACTCCCTCAAGGGCGCGGCGCGGATCGTCGGGGTCAATTACGGCGTCAGCGTGGCCCATGTCATGGAGGATTGTCTGGTCAGCGCCCAGGAAGGGCGGCTGCTGCTCCAGGCCGAACACATCGACGCCTTGCTCTCGGGCACCGACCTGTTGATGCGCATTGCCACGCCGACTGACAGCAGCATCGGGCAGAGCGATATCGACAGCTATGTCGAACGAGTGAATGCACTGCTGGCTTCCGGAGCCGGAGCGCCGCGCCAGGTCAACGTTACCTTGCCTGACCTGCTGCCTGATGCATTGCCAGAGCCGTTAGCCGATCCATTGAAAGACAGCGATATGCCGCTGATCGAGCCGCTGCTGGTGCCGACACCGGGCAGCAATCCGTCATCCCTCGATGCGCTGGCTGCCGCTCTGCGTCTCGAACCGCCGCCGCCCCCCGAGCCTGTGGCGGTCGAGCCTGAGCCCACGCCAGCGCCTGCCGCGACACGCGAGCGCCGGGTGTCCGATGGCGGCGAGCGGGTCTTGCGGGTCACCGCCGAACGGCTCAATGGCCTGCTGGATCTGTCGAGCAAGGCGCTGGTGGAAACCCAGCGCATGAAACCCTTGCAGGCCGGCATGCAGCGCCTCAAGCGCCTGCAGGTCAGCAGCGACAGGGCCCTGGAAGTGCTTGGGGCATGTTTTGGCGATGCGGGTCTGGAACCTGACGCACAGAAAGCTCTGGATGATGCCCGCGATTTTCTGTCCCAGGCTCAACAGATGCTGATCCAGCAGGCCGCCGAACTGGATGAGTTCGGCTGGCAGTCGGGGCAGCGAGCGCAGTTGCTGTATGACACTGCTCTGGCCTGCCGGATGCGCCCGTTTGCCGATGTGCTCACTGGTCAGGCGCGCATGGTTCGCGATCTGGGGCGTGAGCTGGGCAAGCAGGTTCGTCTGAAAATCGAGGGCGAAAAGACTCAGGTCGACCGTGATGTGCTTGAAAAGCTGGAAGCGCCCCTGACCCATCTGCTGCGTAATGCCGTGGACCACGGCATCGAATCTCCCGAGCGACGCAAGGAGCTGGGCAAAGACCCGGAAGGGCAGATTCTTCTGCGCGCCTCTCATGAGGCAGGCCTGCTGGTTGTGCAGCTCAGCGACGATGGCAATGGCGTGGATCTCGAACGTCTGCGCAGCAATATCATCGAGCGCAAACTGTCGCCAGCCGAAACCGCGGCGCAGTTGAGCGAAGAGGAACTGCTGAGCTTCCTGTTCCTGCCGGGCTTCAGCATGCGGGACAAGGTCACGCAAATTTCCGGTCGTGGCGTAGGCCTGGACGCCGTGCAGCACATGGTTCGCCAGATGCACGGCAGTGTCGAGTTGCGGCAATGGGCCGGTGAAGGCAGTTGCTTCCGCATCGAAATGCCACTGACGCTTTCGGTCGTGCGCAGTCTGGTGGTGGAGGTGGGCGGCGAAGCCTATGCCTTCCCGCTGGCGCATATCGAACGCATGCGTGATCTGCAGCCCGAAGATATCGTGCAACTGGAAGGGCGCCAGCATTTCTGGCATGAAGACCGCCATGTCGGCCTGGTTTCTGCCAGCCAGTTATTGAACCGTCCTCAGTCACAGCGCAGCGATGAGGCGCTCAAGGTGGTGGTGATTCGCGAGCGTGATGCCGTCTACGGCGTTGCGGTGGAGCGGTTCATTGGCGAGCGCACGCTGGTGGTCATGCCCCTTGATGCCCGCCTGGGCAAGGTTCAGGATGTGTCCGCTGGCGCTTTGCTCGACGATGGCTCGGTGGTGCTGATCATCGATGTCGAAGATTTGCTGCGCTCGGTAGAGAAACTGCTCAATACCGGGCGCCTGGAGCGCATAGACCGGCGTAACCGTCAGGTCGACCATGTGGCGCGCAAGCGTGTACTGGTGGTCGATGACTCGTTGACGGTCCGTGAGCTGGAGCGCAAGTTGCTGGTCGGCCGCGGTTATGAAGTGGCGGTTGCCGTTGATGGCATGGATGGCTGGAATGCCTTGCGTGCCGAGGACTTTGATCTGCTGATCACCGACATCGACATGCCGCGCATGGACGGCATCGAACTGGTGACCCTGGTGCGTCGGGATACTCGGTTGCAATCTCTGCCAGTGATGGTGGTTTCCTACAAGGATCGTGAAGAAGACCGGCGCCGTGGCCTGGATGCGGGCGCCGACTATTATCTGGCCAAGGCCAGCTTCCACGACGATGCCTTGCTTGATGCCGTCGCTGAATTGATAGGGGATGCTCAAGAATGA
- the cheB gene encoding chemotaxis response regulator protein-glutamate methylesterase: MKIAIVNDMPMAVEALRRAVAFEPEHQIAWVAGNGAEAVRLCAEQTPDLILMDLIMPVMDGVEATRQIMAETPCAIVLVTVDREQNVHRVFEAMGHGALDVVDTPAIGAGNPREAAAPLLRKILNIGWLIGQRAPRERTAPPSLRQTAMRQGLVAIGSSAGGPAALEILLKGLPASFPAAIVLVQHVDQVFAAGMADWLCTASGLPVRLAREGEPPQRGQVLLAGTNHHIRLLKDGTLAYTAEPVNEIYRPSIDVFFESVARYWNGDAVGVLLTGMGRDGAQGLKLMREQGFLTIAQDQASSAVYGMPKAAAAIDAAVEIRPLQTIAPRLTEVFAQ, from the coding sequence ATGAAGATCGCCATCGTCAATGACATGCCCATGGCCGTAGAAGCCTTGCGCCGGGCAGTGGCATTCGAGCCTGAACATCAGATCGCCTGGGTGGCCGGCAATGGTGCCGAAGCGGTTCGGCTTTGCGCCGAGCAGACGCCGGATCTGATCCTGATGGACCTGATCATGCCGGTCATGGACGGGGTCGAGGCCACGCGCCAGATCATGGCCGAAACACCCTGCGCTATCGTTCTTGTGACTGTTGACCGTGAGCAGAACGTCCACCGTGTGTTCGAGGCCATGGGCCATGGCGCACTGGATGTGGTGGATACCCCTGCTATCGGTGCAGGTAACCCGCGGGAAGCCGCCGCGCCACTGCTGCGCAAGATATTGAATATCGGCTGGCTGATCGGCCAGCGCGCACCTCGTGAGCGAACGGCGCCACCGTCGTTGCGCCAGACCGCCATGCGTCAGGGGCTGGTTGCCATCGGCTCGTCGGCCGGAGGCCCGGCGGCGCTGGAAATTCTATTGAAAGGGCTGCCGGCGAGTTTTCCGGCGGCTATCGTCCTGGTGCAGCATGTGGACCAGGTATTTGCTGCGGGTATGGCCGACTGGCTGTGTACAGCGTCGGGGTTGCCGGTGCGTCTGGCCCGGGAGGGAGAGCCGCCGCAACGCGGTCAGGTGCTTCTGGCAGGGACCAACCACCATATCCGCTTGTTGAAGGATGGTACGCTGGCTTATACGGCTGAACCTGTAAACGAAATCTACAGGCCTTCTATCGATGTTTTCTTCGAGAGTGTGGCCCGCTACTGGAATGGTGATGCAGTGGGTGTTTTATTGACCGGCATGGGTCGAGATGGAGCTCAAGGGCTTAAATTGATGCGCGAGCAGGGCTTTCTGACCATCGCTCAGGATCAGGCCAGTTCTGCTGTCTACGGCATGCCAAAGGCTGCCGCTGCAATTGATGCTGCCGTCGAAATCCGGCCATTGCAGACTATCGCGCCTCGCCTGACCGAGGTATTCGCCCAATGA
- a CDS encoding response regulator, with amino-acid sequence MHDVQPEELKTADENSAMVLLVDDQAMIGEAVRRGLANEESIDFHFCADPHQAIAQAMQIKPTVILQDLVMPGLDGLTLVREYRNNPMTRDIPIIVLSTKEDPLIKSAAFAAGANDYLVKLPDTIELVARIRYHSRSYMTLLQRDEAYRALRVSQQQLLDTNLVLQRLMNSDGLTGLSNRRHFDEYLELEWRRATREQSQLSLMMIDVDYFKAYNDNFGHLEGDEALRQVAKAIRASCSRPSDLPARYGGEEFAMVLPNTTPGGARLLAEKLRQSVMGMNIPHIAPAPGSTLTVSIGVATVIPQNGLSSRQLILDADKGLYLAKHSGRNQVAVGG; translated from the coding sequence ATGCATGACGTGCAGCCCGAAGAATTGAAGACTGCCGATGAAAACTCGGCGATGGTGCTGCTGGTGGACGATCAGGCGATGATCGGTGAAGCCGTGCGCCGTGGTCTGGCCAATGAAGAGTCCATCGACTTCCACTTCTGTGCCGATCCCCATCAGGCCATTGCCCAGGCCATGCAGATCAAGCCGACGGTCATCCTGCAGGATCTGGTCATGCCGGGGCTGGACGGGCTGACACTGGTGCGCGAATACCGCAACAACCCCATGACCCGTGACATCCCGATCATCGTGCTTTCCACCAAGGAAGACCCGTTGATCAAGAGTGCGGCGTTTGCCGCGGGAGCCAACGACTATCTGGTCAAGCTGCCCGACACCATCGAACTGGTGGCGCGCATCCGTTACCACTCCCGCTCCTACATGACCCTGTTGCAGCGCGATGAGGCCTACCGCGCCTTGCGGGTCAGCCAGCAGCAACTGCTCGACACCAATCTGGTGCTGCAACGCCTGATGAACTCCGATGGCCTGACCGGCCTCTCCAATCGTCGTCATTTCGATGAATACCTGGAGCTGGAGTGGCGCCGGGCGACCCGTGAGCAGAGTCAGCTGTCGCTGATGATGATCGATGTGGACTACTTCAAGGCCTACAACGACAACTTCGGTCACCTCGAAGGCGACGAAGCCTTGCGTCAGGTGGCCAAGGCGATTCGCGCCAGTTGCAGCCGTCCGTCCGATTTGCCGGCCCGTTATGGCGGCGAAGAGTTCGCCATGGTCCTGCCCAATACCACGCCCGGTGGCGCTCGGCTGCTGGCCGAAAAGCTGCGCCAGAGCGTGATGGGCATGAATATCCCGCACATTGCTCCGGCACCGGGTTCGACGTTGACAGTCAGTATTGGCGTGGCGACCGTGATACCGCAGAACGGCCTCAGCAGCCGACAACTGATCCTCGATGCCGACAAGGGCCTGTATCTGGCCAAACACAGTGGTCGTAATCAGGTGGCGGTAGGCGGCTGA
- a CDS encoding OmpA family protein, producing MRKQLMIPALLAMSVALAACATKPNPNLEQARTNFSALQSNPQATKVAALETKDASDWLDKADKAFRDKEDEKKVDQLAYLTNQRVELAKETINLRTSEAALQNASAERAKARLDARDAQIAQLKNSLNAKQTERGTLVTFGDVLFDLNRADLKPGAQGNIAKLAQFLQENPDRKVIVEGYTDSTGSASYNQSLSESRANSVRAALVRVGVDPARIVATGYGKEYPVADNTSNSGRAMNRRVEVTISNDNQPVAPRSSLR from the coding sequence ATGCGCAAACAATTGATGATCCCTGCCCTGCTGGCCATGAGCGTAGCCCTGGCGGCCTGTGCCACTAAACCGAACCCGAATCTGGAACAGGCGCGGACCAACTTTTCGGCCCTGCAGAGCAACCCGCAGGCCACCAAGGTCGCCGCCCTTGAAACCAAGGACGCCAGCGACTGGCTGGACAAGGCTGACAAAGCCTTCCGCGACAAGGAAGACGAGAAAAAAGTCGACCAGTTGGCTTACCTGACCAACCAGCGCGTTGAACTGGCCAAAGAGACCATCAACCTGCGCACTTCCGAAGCCGCCCTGCAGAACGCCTCGGCAGAACGCGCCAAGGCTCGCCTGGATGCCCGCGATGCACAGATCGCCCAGCTCAAGAACAGCCTGAACGCCAAGCAGACCGAACGCGGCACCCTGGTGACCTTCGGTGACGTGCTGTTCGACCTGAACCGTGCCGACCTGAAGCCGGGCGCACAGGGCAACATCGCCAAACTTGCGCAGTTCCTGCAGGAAAACCCTGATCGCAAAGTGATCGTCGAAGGCTATACCGACAGCACCGGTTCCGCGTCCTACAACCAGTCGCTGTCCGAAAGCCGTGCCAACTCGGTACGTGCTGCTCTGGTCCGCGTGGGTGTAGACCCGGCCCGTATCGTGGCAACCGGTTATGGCAAGGAATACCCGGTCGCTGATAACACCAGCAACTCGGGCCGCGCCATGAACCGCCGTGTGGAAGTGACCATTTCCAACGACAACCAGCCAGTGGCACCGCGCTCTTCGCTGCGTTAA
- the prfB gene encoding peptide chain release factor 2 (programmed frameshift) produces the protein MEINPILNSIKDLSERSETIRGYLDYDHKHDRLTEVNRELEDPAVWNNPEYAQNLGRERSMLAQIVETLDDMKSGLADAKDLLLMSAEEEDQAAVDDVAAEVERLRELLEKLEFRRMFSGDMDPNNAYLDIQAGSGGTEAQDWANILLRMYLRWADKRGFDATIMELSAGEVAGIKGATVHIKGEYAFGWLRTEIGVHRLVRKSPFDSGARRHTSFSAVFVSPEIDDNIEIEINPADLRIDTYRSSGAGGQHVNTTDSAVRITHVPTNTVVSCQNERSQHANKDTAMKMLRARLYEQEVQKRNAASQALEDTKSDIGWGHQIRSYVLDASRIKDLRTNIERSDCDKVLDGDLDEYLIASLKQGL, from the exons ATGGAAATCAACCCGATCCTAAACAGCATCAAGGACCTGTCCGAGCGCTCCGAAACCATTCGGGGGTATCTT GACTACGATCACAAGCATGATCGTCTGACCGAAGTAAACCGCGAGCTCGAAGATCCCGCTGTCTGGAACAACCCCGAGTACGCTCAGAACCTGGGCCGCGAGCGTTCGATGCTGGCGCAGATCGTCGAAACCCTCGACGACATGAAGTCCGGGCTGGCCGATGCCAAGGACCTGCTGCTGATGTCCGCCGAGGAAGAAGACCAGGCTGCCGTCGACGATGTGGCCGCTGAAGTCGAGCGCCTGCGCGAGCTGCTGGAGAAGCTGGAATTCCGCCGCATGTTCAGCGGCGACATGGACCCGAACAACGCCTACCTGGACATCCAGGCCGGTTCCGGTGGCACCGAAGCCCAGGACTGGGCCAACATCCTGCTGCGCATGTACCTGCGCTGGGCCGACAAGCGCGGCTTCGACGCCACCATCATGGAGCTGTCCGCCGGTGAAGTCGCCGGGATCAAGGGCGCGACCGTGCACATCAAGGGCGAATACGCTTTTGGCTGGCTGCGTACCGAAATCGGCGTTCACCGTCTGGTGCGCAAGAGCCCGTTCGACTCCGGCGCACGCCGCCATACGTCGTTCTCGGCGGTGTTCGTGTCACCGGAAATCGACGATAACATCGAGATCGAGATCAACCCGGCCGACCTGCGGATCGACACCTACCGCTCCTCCGGTGCCGGTGGTCAGCACGTTAACACCACTGACTCGGCGGTACGTATCACCCACGTTCCGACCAACACCGTGGTCAGTTGCCAGAACGAACGTTCCCAGCATGCGAACAAGGACACCGCCATGAAAATGCTGCGGGCCCGTTTGTATGAGCAGGAAGTGCAGAAGCGCAACGCTGCGTCCCAGGCGCTTGAAGACACCAAGTCCGACATCGGCTGGGGTCATCAGATTCGCTCCTACGTTCTGGATGCCTCGCGCATCAAGGACCTGCGGACCAACATCGAGCGTAGCGACTGTGACAAGGTGCTCGACGGCGACCTCGACGAGTACCTGATCGCAAGCCTCAAGCAAGGCCTGTAA
- a CDS encoding TetR/AcrR family transcriptional regulator translates to MTIAQEGAADVASAVARSVRYQGRKASREGSEQRRQKILDATMRIVVRDGVRAVRHRAVATEADVPLSATTYYFKDIDDLLTDAFAQYVERSAAYQAKLWQNTEVVLREMLTRGTANPADRLRLADDIARMTMEYIRHQLQTRREYLIAEHAFHHEALINPRLAPLVVAHQEILLQGTYQFLQVIGSSQPVQDAQVLTGIIRRMEYQGLLHGPHYQADEEILGILTRQTRLVLGIDSSVCP, encoded by the coding sequence GTGACAATCGCTCAAGAAGGCGCCGCCGACGTTGCCAGCGCCGTGGCCAGGAGTGTCAGGTATCAGGGCCGCAAGGCCAGTCGGGAGGGGAGTGAGCAGCGCCGGCAGAAGATTCTCGATGCAACCATGCGCATCGTGGTCCGCGATGGTGTGCGGGCGGTGCGGCACCGGGCCGTTGCCACTGAAGCGGATGTGCCGCTGTCGGCCACCACTTACTACTTCAAGGACATCGATGACCTGCTGACCGATGCCTTCGCTCAGTATGTCGAGCGCAGCGCAGCCTATCAGGCCAAGCTGTGGCAGAACACCGAAGTCGTGTTGCGGGAAATGCTGACCCGCGGCACCGCCAACCCGGCTGACCGCTTGCGTCTGGCCGATGATATTGCGCGCATGACCATGGAATACATCCGCCACCAGTTGCAGACTCGCCGCGAGTATCTGATTGCCGAGCACGCCTTTCACCATGAGGCATTGATCAATCCTCGGCTGGCGCCGCTGGTGGTTGCCCATCAGGAGATCCTGCTGCAAGGCACCTATCAGTTTCTGCAGGTTATCGGCTCGTCGCAGCCCGTTCAGGATGCACAGGTGTTGACGGGGATTATCCGCCGGATGGAATATCAGGGTCTGCTTCATGGCCCGCACTATCAGGCGGACGAAGAAATACTCGGTATTCTCACTCGCCAGACGCGTCTGGTCCTTGGGATCGACTCATCGGTCTGCCCATGA
- the lysS gene encoding lysine--tRNA ligase: protein MSDQQLDPQALQQEENTLIAQRKEKLAAERAKGQAFPNDFRRDSYCNDLQKKYADKTKEELADAAIPVKVAGRIMLNRGSFMVIQDMTGRIQVYVNRKTLPEETLAAVKTWDLGDIIATEGTLARSGKGDLYVEMTSVRLLTKSLRPLPDKHHGLTDTEQRYRQRYVDLIVNEEVRDTFRVRSQVIAHIRSFLMKRDFLEVETPMLQTIPGGAAAKPFETHHNALDMEMFLRIAPELYLKRLVVGGFEKVFEINRNFRNEGVSTRHNPEFTMLEFYQAYADYEDNMDLTEELFRELAQLVLGTTDVPYGDKVFHFGEPFVRLSVFDSILKYNPELTADDLNDIDKARAIAKKAGAKVLGFEGLGKLQVMIFEELVEHKLEQPHFITQYPFEVSPLARRNNDNPNVTDRFELFIGGREIANAYSELNDAEDQAERFQAQVADKDAGDDEAMHYDADFVRALEYGMPPTAGEGIGIDRLVMLLTNSPSIRDVILFPHMRPQA, encoded by the coding sequence ATGAGCGACCAACAACTCGACCCGCAAGCCCTGCAACAGGAAGAAAACACCCTGATCGCTCAGCGCAAGGAAAAGCTTGCTGCCGAGCGCGCCAAGGGACAGGCCTTCCCCAACGACTTCCGCCGCGACAGCTACTGCAACGATCTGCAGAAAAAGTATGCTGACAAGACCAAGGAAGAGCTGGCCGATGCAGCGATTCCGGTCAAGGTTGCCGGTCGCATCATGCTTAACCGTGGCTCGTTCATGGTGATCCAGGACATGACCGGTCGCATCCAGGTCTACGTCAACCGCAAGACCCTGCCGGAAGAAACCCTGGCGGCGGTCAAGACCTGGGACCTGGGCGATATCATCGCCACCGAAGGTACTCTGGCCCGTTCCGGCAAGGGCGACCTGTACGTCGAAATGACCAGCGTGCGCCTGCTGACCAAGTCCCTGCGTCCGCTGCCGGACAAGCACCACGGCCTGACCGACACCGAGCAGCGCTACCGTCAGCGCTACGTCGACCTGATCGTCAACGAAGAAGTGCGCGATACCTTCCGTGTCCGCTCGCAAGTCATTGCCCACATCCGCAGCTTCCTGATGAAGCGCGACTTCCTTGAAGTCGAAACGCCGATGCTGCAGACCATTCCCGGCGGCGCTGCTGCCAAGCCGTTCGAGACGCACCACAATGCCCTCGACATGGAAATGTTCCTGCGCATCGCGCCTGAGCTGTACCTCAAGCGCCTGGTGGTCGGCGGCTTCGAGAAAGTGTTCGAGATCAACCGTAACTTCCGTAACGAAGGCGTTTCGACTCGTCACAACCCTGAGTTCACCATGCTGGAGTTCTACCAGGCTTACGCCGACTATGAAGACAACATGGACCTGACCGAAGAACTGTTCCGCGAACTGGCGCAACTGGTTCTGGGCACCACTGACGTGCCTTATGGCGACAAGGTGTTCCACTTCGGCGAGCCGTTCGTTCGTCTGTCGGTGTTCGACTCGATCCTCAAGTACAACCCGGAGCTGACCGCTGACGACCTGAACGACATCGACAAGGCCCGCGCCATCGCCAAGAAAGCTGGCGCCAAGGTGCTGGGCTTCGAAGGTCTGGGCAAACTGCAGGTGATGATTTTCGAAGAGCTGGTCGAGCACAAGCTGGAGCAGCCGCACTTCATCACCCAGTACCCGTTCGAAGTCTCGCCGCTGGCACGCCGCAACAATGACAACCCGAACGTCACCGACCGTTTCGAGCTGTTCATCGGTGGCCGTGAAATTGCCAACGCCTACTCCGAGCTGAACGACGCTGAAGACCAGGCCGAGCGCTTCCAGGCCCAGGTGGCCGACAAGGATGCCGGTGACGACGAAGCCATGCATTACGACGCCGACTTCGTACGTGCGCTGGAATACGGCATGCCGCCAACGGCCGGTGAAGGTATCGGCATCGACCGTCTGGTGATGCTGCTCACCAACTCCCCGTCGATCCGCGACGTGATCCTGTTCCCGCACATGCGGCCACAAGCGTAA
- a CDS encoding flavohemoglobin expression-modulating QEGLA motif protein, translating into MDEYQQTIRALSDRIVVAQTPIRVLDAVKWDEKVRKDFLAAKGKALPAVDRAYYENRPLGFDSGALKLEFQNIERDITRQLGQFNPVGQIMRRMCKEYRMVIRMLEARGTPDFGLISQELYGAASDAFHAGDPTLADLGLMLSDYLNNIAGRGDLKDEPKILTAKDAVSLLQSRLNRVFGEAEETIRVFESDGIVADAAAGADYIKIRTDAMFNERDVRALEVHEGLVHVGTTLNGQNQPICTFLSKGPPSSTVTQEGLAILMEVIAFASYPSRLRKLTNRTRAIHMAEEGADFLQVFEFYREQGFGMPESYGNASRVFRGSTPNGLPFTKDLSYLKGFIMVYNYIQLAVRKGKLEQVPLLFCGKTTLEDMRTLRQLVDEGLVVAPKYLPDQFRDMNALSAWMCFSNFLNHLSLDRIEADYSNIL; encoded by the coding sequence GTGGACGAGTACCAGCAAACCATTCGTGCGTTATCGGATCGAATAGTCGTGGCCCAGACGCCGATTCGTGTTCTGGATGCGGTGAAGTGGGATGAAAAAGTACGCAAGGATTTTCTCGCCGCCAAAGGCAAGGCATTGCCTGCCGTGGACCGTGCCTACTATGAGAATCGCCCTCTGGGGTTCGACTCCGGGGCCTTGAAGCTCGAATTCCAGAACATCGAGCGCGATATCACCCGCCAGTTGGGCCAGTTCAACCCGGTCGGGCAGATCATGCGGCGCATGTGCAAGGAATACCGCATGGTGATCCGCATGCTCGAAGCCCGTGGCACGCCGGACTTCGGGCTGATCTCCCAGGAACTGTACGGCGCGGCCTCCGATGCATTTCATGCCGGCGACCCGACCCTGGCCGATCTGGGGCTGATGCTTTCGGACTACCTGAACAATATTGCCGGTCGCGGCGACCTGAAGGACGAACCCAAGATACTCACCGCCAAGGATGCCGTTTCCCTGCTGCAGAGCCGCCTGAACAGGGTATTTGGCGAAGCCGAGGAAACCATCCGGGTGTTCGAGTCCGACGGTATCGTCGCCGATGCGGCGGCTGGCGCCGACTACATCAAGATCCGCACCGATGCGATGTTCAACGAGCGGGATGTCCGCGCGCTTGAGGTCCATGAAGGGCTGGTGCATGTCGGGACTACGCTCAATGGTCAGAACCAGCCGATCTGCACCTTCCTGTCCAAGGGGCCGCCTTCATCTACCGTGACTCAGGAAGGGTTGGCGATCCTCATGGAAGTCATCGCGTTCGCGTCCTACCCAAGCCGCCTGCGCAAACTGACCAACCGCACCCGCGCCATTCATATGGCCGAGGAGGGCGCCGATTTCCTGCAGGTGTTCGAGTTCTATCGCGAGCAGGGCTTTGGCATGCCGGAAAGCTATGGCAATGCCAGCCGTGTCTTCCGTGGATCGACGCCCAACGGGCTGCCATTCACCAAAGACTTGTCCTACCTCAAGGGTTTCATCATGGTTTACAACTATATTCAGTTGGCCGTGCGCAAGGGCAAGCTCGAACAGGTCCCGTTGCTGTTCTGTGGCAAGACCACCCTGGAAGATATGCGCACCTTGCGTCAACTGGTGGATGAAGGGCTGGTGGTCGCACCCAAATACCTGCCCGACCAGTTCCGCGACATGAACGCCCTGTCGGCCTGGATGTGCTTCTCCAACTTCCTCAACCACCTGAGCCTGGATCGTATCGAGGCCGATTACTCGAATATTTTGTAG
- a CDS encoding alpha/beta hydrolase encodes MKLISILVLIFSLTGCSSMLFYPEPGLPFTPEKARLQYRDITLTAADGTRLHAWWLPAKEGVPVKGTVLHLHGNGGNLSWHLGGSWWLPEQGYQVLMLDYRGYGLSQGSPSMPAIYQDIQAAFDWLDAEPQVQGKPLVVLGQSIGGALGVHYLSQHPEQRSKLKALILDGVPASYRDVARYTLGTSWLTWPLKTPLSWLIPDADSAINGLPQLKGTPMMLFQSMDDTLVPLSNGISLYKAAPLPRVLQLTRGGHVQTFSDPLWRQVMLRYLEDPQHFNGLRRLGEVPNYPSDTQTEPAESPK; translated from the coding sequence TTGAAGCTGATCAGCATCCTCGTGTTGATCTTCAGCCTCACAGGCTGCAGTTCGATGCTGTTCTACCCGGAACCCGGTCTGCCATTCACGCCTGAAAAGGCCCGTCTTCAATACCGTGACATTACCCTGACTGCCGCCGATGGCACTCGTCTGCATGCCTGGTGGCTACCCGCCAAGGAAGGCGTGCCGGTCAAAGGCACGGTGCTGCACCTGCATGGCAATGGCGGCAACCTGTCGTGGCATCTGGGCGGAAGCTGGTGGTTGCCCGAGCAGGGCTATCAGGTCTTGATGCTGGATTATCGCGGTTATGGGCTGTCCCAAGGCTCACCGAGCATGCCGGCCATCTATCAGGACATTCAGGCTGCATTCGACTGGCTGGATGCCGAACCCCAGGTACAAGGCAAACCTCTGGTGGTCCTGGGGCAGAGCATTGGTGGTGCGCTGGGTGTGCATTATCTGTCGCAGCATCCCGAGCAGCGTAGCAAACTCAAGGCGCTGATTCTTGATGGCGTGCCCGCCAGCTATCGCGATGTCGCCCGTTACACCCTTGGCACTTCCTGGCTCACCTGGCCGCTGAAAACGCCGCTGTCCTGGCTGATCCCCGACGCGGATAGCGCCATCAACGGCCTGCCGCAACTCAAGGGCACGCCAATGATGCTCTTCCAGAGCATGGACGACACCCTGGTGCCGCTTTCCAATGGCATCAGCCTCTACAAGGCCGCGCCTCTGCCTCGAGTGCTGCAACTGACCCGTGGCGGGCACGTACAGACCTTCTCCGACCCGCTCTGGCGTCAGGTGATGCTGCGCTATCTCGAGGACCCACAGCACTTCAACGGCCTGCGCCGTCTGGGCGAAGTCCCCAACTATCCATCCGATACTCAAACCGAACCCGCAGAGAGCCCCAAATGA